A genomic segment from Actinomyces lilanjuaniae encodes:
- a CDS encoding HAD family hydrolase, translating into MSPTSSVTPEQDTGRPAAYFDLDKTILATSTAFALSTPMHRSGLLSTVALARGVVAQLPYLLIGAGASRTNRLMDRLATLTAGVPRRRLQEVVEGALATAIEPAVYAEALDLIAGHRQAGHDVVVVSASLAEIVEPVARVLGADRAVATTLEVDADGRFTGRIRRRLLHEEKSRALMEDAQTHGVDLTRSWAYSDSSSDEPMLTAVGHPVAVNPDRSLRRLAESRGWPVRDFERPVTLRTTWQSRWPALPRPRGPLPSALAGSLCVLATAGTTAWLVARRPG; encoded by the coding sequence ATGAGCCCCACAAGCTCCGTGACCCCTGAGCAGGACACCGGCCGCCCGGCAGCGTACTTTGATCTTGACAAGACCATCCTGGCGACCTCCACCGCCTTTGCCCTGAGCACACCGATGCACCGCTCGGGCCTGCTGTCCACCGTGGCCCTGGCCCGTGGTGTCGTGGCTCAGCTGCCCTACCTGCTGATAGGAGCAGGCGCCTCCCGTACGAACCGCCTCATGGACCGCCTGGCGACCCTGACCGCCGGAGTGCCACGCAGGCGGCTGCAGGAGGTTGTCGAGGGCGCGCTGGCCACCGCTATCGAGCCCGCCGTCTACGCCGAGGCGCTCGACCTCATCGCCGGGCACCGCCAGGCCGGTCACGACGTCGTCGTCGTCTCCGCCTCCCTGGCCGAGATCGTCGAGCCAGTCGCCCGGGTGCTCGGAGCCGACCGGGCCGTGGCGACCACCCTGGAGGTGGACGCCGACGGCCGCTTCACCGGGCGCATCCGGCGCCGCCTCCTCCACGAGGAGAAGAGCCGCGCCCTGATGGAGGACGCCCAGACCCACGGCGTGGACCTCACTCGCTCCTGGGCCTACTCGGACTCCTCCTCCGACGAGCCGATGCTGACCGCCGTCGGGCACCCTGTCGCCGTCAACCCTGACCGGAGCCTGAGGAGGCTGGCTGAGTCCCGGGGCTGGCCGGTACGAGACTTTGAGCGGCCCGTCACGCTGCGTACCACGTGGCAGTCCCGCTGGCCCGCCCTGCCGCGTCCCCGCGGCCCCCTGCCCAGCGCGCTGGCAGGCAGTCTCTGCGTGCTGGCAACCGCTGGCACCACAGCCTGGCTGGTGGCCCGCCGCCCGGGGTGA
- a CDS encoding RloB family protein — protein MTEKEYFTALGSDPRYRARAGHGGVTIQVVRSQGHPEELVRAACWDKEHSDYPEEDQYWCVFDVEAPEPHPHLRQACQRAERAGVRTAVSNPCFELWLILHHRDHWGYLTTAQAGTLRNQLDRSVSKHINSVIYMDRRAEAAQRARSLRGRHERDRAEFPADNPSSGVDLLLDALDQAALPRF, from the coding sequence ATCACGGAGAAGGAGTACTTCACCGCGCTGGGAAGCGACCCCAGGTACCGGGCCAGGGCCGGGCACGGTGGCGTCACGATCCAGGTCGTCCGCAGCCAGGGGCACCCTGAGGAGCTGGTCCGCGCCGCGTGCTGGGACAAGGAGCACAGCGACTACCCCGAGGAGGACCAGTACTGGTGCGTGTTCGACGTCGAGGCTCCCGAGCCGCACCCACACCTGCGCCAGGCCTGCCAGCGGGCAGAACGCGCTGGAGTCAGGACAGCCGTCTCCAACCCCTGCTTCGAGCTGTGGCTCATACTCCACCACAGGGATCACTGGGGCTACCTGACAACCGCTCAGGCCGGCACGCTGCGGAACCAGCTCGACCGCTCCGTCTCGAAGCACATCAACTCGGTAATCTACATGGACAGGCGAGCCGAGGCGGCACAACGCGCACGCAGCCTGCGAGGACGTCACGAGCGGGACAGGGCTGAGTTCCCTGCGGACAACCCATCCTCCGGTGTGGACCTGCTGCTGGACGCCCTGGACCAGGCGGCGCTCCCGCGCTTCTAG
- a CDS encoding response regulator transcription factor codes for MRIMVVDDNPIVRAGLQAVLERVDSVTQVLQAGDAFEALETAAVHSPDIVLLDVSMPGRSGLDILPELVGRMSVIMLTSNQDPELIRQALDAGARGYLVHGQLGANEVAGAIETCQRGGLVLGREAADVVLNPENYVPPNPLREQVSEREAEILDMAASGLSNREIATRLFLSERTVKNYLNAAYPKIGAHSRAQAVSSWLGRGRGR; via the coding sequence ATGAGGATCATGGTCGTGGACGACAACCCGATCGTGCGGGCGGGGCTGCAGGCGGTGCTGGAGCGGGTGGACTCGGTGACGCAGGTGCTTCAGGCCGGTGACGCCTTCGAGGCCCTGGAGACAGCCGCGGTGCACTCGCCCGATATCGTCCTGCTGGACGTCTCCATGCCGGGCCGCAGCGGCCTGGACATCCTCCCTGAGCTGGTGGGACGCATGTCGGTCATCATGCTCACCTCTAACCAGGACCCCGAGCTCATCCGCCAGGCTCTGGACGCCGGTGCCCGGGGCTACCTGGTGCACGGCCAGCTGGGAGCCAACGAGGTCGCCGGCGCCATTGAGACGTGCCAGCGCGGTGGGCTGGTACTGGGGCGGGAGGCAGCTGACGTGGTCCTCAACCCGGAGAACTATGTCCCGCCCAACCCCCTGCGGGAGCAGGTGAGTGAACGTGAGGCGGAGATCTTGGACATGGCGGCCTCCGGCCTGTCCAACCGGGAGATTGCGACCCGGCTGTTCCTGTCGGAGCGGACGGTCAAGAACTACCTCAACGCGGCCTACCCCAAGATCGGGGCGCACAGTCGGGCTCAGGCGGTGTCATCCTGGTTGGGGCGAGGTCGGGGGCGGTAG
- a CDS encoding collagen-like protein codes for MTQSPVPGQPYYPQQPSAPSAPAPGQPYPSQQFQAAPTVSAPAPGAGAPGQPYPPQAPDSFFGNLFDTSKGYVERYGRAVLVVAVVAIVVNWLYSGYNAGANHFNSRTYETEFSFSEFVVDLLMRAPWNVTLILLVRLFVELVRSSVRIGARS; via the coding sequence ATGACCCAGTCCCCTGTCCCTGGCCAGCCCTACTACCCTCAGCAGCCCTCGGCACCCTCGGCCCCCGCTCCTGGCCAGCCCTACCCATCCCAGCAGTTCCAGGCGGCCCCTACCGTCAGCGCTCCCGCGCCGGGAGCCGGGGCGCCGGGCCAGCCCTACCCGCCCCAGGCCCCTGACTCCTTCTTCGGGAACCTCTTCGACACCTCAAAGGGCTACGTGGAGCGATACGGGAGGGCTGTCCTTGTCGTGGCTGTCGTCGCTATCGTCGTGAACTGGCTCTACTCGGGCTACAACGCGGGGGCCAACCACTTCAACTCCCGCACCTACGAGACTGAGTTCAGCTTCAGCGAGTTCGTGGTCGACCTGCTCATGCGCGCCCCGTGGAACGTGACCCTGATCCTGCTCGTTCGTCTCTTCGTCGAGCTCGTGCGCAGCTCGGTCAGGATCGGGGCGCGCTCCTGA
- a CDS encoding TadA family conjugal transfer-associated ATPase, producing the protein MTSGSELARVRRALAHGSRLDQALEEVTDPATGEAGLARLRHRVHADAEGAGPLLQPLIDTAGVTDVLVLDGLTWIDRGHGVERVAGPVIPESQVRALAVRMAASAGRRLDDASPVVDATLPDGTRLNAVLPPLSSQGTVISLRTRRPQGFTLAELVGAGTVAPGLDAVLAALVGQRARCLVTGATGTGKTTLLAALLGLVPSSERIVCIEEASELRPRHPHVVHLQERGDNIQGAGAVSMTSLVRAALRMRPDRIVLGECRGPEVRDVLTALNTGHEGGWATLHANSVEDVPARLTALGALARLDEGAVASQAVSALDAVVHLRRRPGGRQTTEHEGVSPRPPGARWVSSVGVLMREVTVAGAVLTCQEALSVSADGVVSAGPAVDRLVSRVGEEPVSAALPRAWGSCRPVGRRS; encoded by the coding sequence GTGACGTCAGGTTCCGAGCTGGCCCGGGTTCGTCGTGCCCTCGCCCACGGGTCCCGGCTAGACCAGGCGCTTGAGGAGGTCACCGACCCTGCCACGGGTGAGGCGGGTCTGGCACGCCTGAGGCACAGGGTGCACGCCGATGCGGAGGGTGCCGGACCGCTCCTGCAGCCCCTTATCGACACCGCAGGGGTCACCGACGTCCTGGTGCTCGACGGCCTGACCTGGATCGACCGTGGGCACGGGGTAGAAAGAGTCGCCGGTCCGGTGATACCGGAGAGCCAGGTCCGCGCGCTCGCGGTACGGATGGCTGCTTCGGCGGGGCGCCGTCTTGACGACGCCAGCCCGGTGGTGGACGCGACTCTGCCGGACGGGACGCGCCTCAACGCCGTCCTGCCGCCCCTGAGCAGCCAGGGCACGGTGATCAGTCTGCGGACCAGGAGGCCGCAAGGCTTCACTCTGGCAGAGCTTGTCGGCGCAGGGACGGTGGCGCCAGGCCTTGACGCCGTGCTGGCCGCCCTGGTGGGGCAGCGGGCCAGGTGCCTGGTCACCGGGGCCACCGGCACAGGAAAGACCACTCTCCTGGCTGCCCTGCTGGGACTGGTGCCCTCCAGTGAGCGCATCGTCTGTATTGAGGAGGCCAGCGAGCTGCGTCCTCGCCACCCGCACGTCGTCCACCTCCAGGAGCGCGGGGACAATATCCAGGGGGCCGGTGCCGTGAGCATGACCTCCCTGGTGCGGGCGGCGCTGAGGATGAGGCCGGACAGGATCGTCCTGGGAGAGTGCCGGGGACCCGAGGTCAGGGACGTCCTGACCGCGCTCAACACCGGTCACGAAGGAGGGTGGGCCACCCTGCACGCCAACTCTGTGGAGGATGTGCCCGCGCGTCTGACCGCCCTGGGGGCGCTTGCCCGTCTCGATGAGGGCGCTGTCGCCTCTCAGGCCGTGAGCGCGCTCGACGCCGTGGTCCACCTGCGGCGTCGACCGGGAGGTCGACAGACTACAGAGCATGAAGGCGTGTCGCCGAGGCCTCCAGGGGCGCGGTGGGTGTCCTCGGTCGGAGTGCTCATGCGGGAGGTCACGGTGGCTGGGGCGGTTCTCACCTGCCAAGAGGCCCTGAGCGTGTCAGCCGACGGCGTGGTGTCCGCCGGGCCCGCCGTCGACCGCCTGGTGTCGCGTGTTGGTGAGGAGCCGGTGTCGGCGGCCCTGCCGCGCGCGTGGGGCAGCTGCCGTCCCGTGGGGAGGCGGTCGTGA
- a CDS encoding DUF7059 domain-containing protein produces MNVPVSQSDSSADPPVVPPPPRATAEQALRLRKDLEASGWGVDAVAHLLGEVGDAALRREVRSPALRALRAVMDEDRAAGARPSPPAVLTALFMLGEPVLATELDHVLRRTRTRGAVDIGLVSPPDAGGRVRALVDLRPHEARDDTGQVRWWVASDLGEMVTGRELAPGHVLGIGGAGLTLAGLVPRTPVGTALDLGCGCGIQTLYLLRHARHVTATDISRRALDFTAFNVALAGQEERLELAAGSLLEPVAGRRFDLVVSNPPFVLTPAAVREKGLALMEYRDAGEDILPGLVAGLGAHLQAGGTAVLLGNWEHYRGRDWRQDVADWLPQEADAWVIEREQQDPVSYATMWLRDGGVAPERAPGVFDAAVGAWVGDFEERRVEGVGFGYLVLHRPQAPRRPWRVLEEVTGVVDAPLGPHVAQVLEVQDLLAGLDDDAVAALHPVLAADVTEERHLVPGAADPSVIMLRQGGGLGRAVRVSTGVAALAGASDGELSVEQVAQAVAALTGVEALTDAAALRAELVAGVRELARFGFLVLE; encoded by the coding sequence ATGAACGTCCCGGTCTCCCAGTCCGACTCTTCTGCCGACCCCCCGGTGGTGCCCCCACCGCCGCGTGCCACTGCTGAGCAGGCCCTCAGGCTGCGCAAGGACCTGGAGGCCAGCGGCTGGGGTGTGGACGCCGTCGCCCACCTGCTGGGGGAGGTGGGCGATGCTGCTCTGCGCCGGGAGGTCCGCTCCCCCGCCCTGCGGGCGCTGCGGGCCGTCATGGACGAGGACCGGGCCGCAGGCGCGAGGCCCTCGCCTCCGGCCGTCCTGACCGCCTTGTTCATGCTTGGTGAGCCGGTGCTGGCCACCGAGCTCGACCACGTCCTGAGGCGCACTCGTACCCGCGGTGCGGTCGATATCGGCCTGGTCAGCCCGCCTGACGCCGGGGGCCGGGTCCGTGCCCTGGTGGACCTGCGCCCCCACGAGGCTCGTGACGACACCGGGCAGGTGCGCTGGTGGGTGGCTTCCGACCTAGGTGAGATGGTCACCGGCCGTGAGCTGGCACCCGGCCACGTCCTGGGCATCGGCGGGGCGGGGCTGACCCTGGCCGGCCTGGTCCCGCGCACGCCGGTGGGTACCGCCCTGGACCTGGGGTGCGGCTGCGGGATCCAGACGCTCTACCTCCTGCGCCACGCCAGGCATGTGACTGCGACGGACATCTCGCGTCGGGCCTTGGACTTCACTGCTTTCAACGTCGCTCTCGCCGGTCAGGAGGAGCGGTTGGAGCTGGCGGCGGGCTCCCTGCTGGAGCCGGTGGCAGGGCGTCGCTTTGACCTCGTGGTCTCCAACCCCCCGTTCGTCCTGACGCCTGCCGCAGTCCGTGAGAAGGGGCTGGCGCTGATGGAGTACCGCGACGCAGGGGAGGACATCCTGCCTGGTCTCGTGGCGGGCCTGGGTGCCCACCTGCAGGCGGGTGGCACCGCCGTGCTTCTGGGGAACTGGGAGCACTACCGGGGGAGGGACTGGCGCCAGGACGTTGCCGACTGGCTGCCGCAGGAGGCCGACGCCTGGGTCATCGAGCGAGAGCAGCAGGACCCGGTGTCCTACGCGACTATGTGGCTGCGCGATGGCGGGGTGGCTCCAGAGCGGGCGCCGGGGGTCTTTGACGCCGCCGTCGGGGCATGGGTCGGGGACTTCGAGGAGCGGAGGGTGGAGGGGGTCGGCTTCGGCTACCTGGTCCTCCACCGCCCGCAGGCGCCGCGCAGGCCCTGGCGGGTCCTGGAGGAGGTTACCGGGGTGGTGGACGCCCCCCTGGGACCGCACGTCGCCCAGGTGCTGGAAGTCCAGGACCTGCTGGCTGGCCTGGACGACGACGCCGTCGCCGCCTTGCACCCCGTGCTGGCTGCCGACGTCACCGAGGAGCGCCACCTGGTGCCTGGCGCTGCTGACCCCTCGGTGATCATGCTGCGACAGGGTGGGGGCCTGGGACGGGCTGTACGGGTCAGCACTGGGGTGGCCGCCCTGGCGGGGGCCTCTGACGGCGAGCTGAGCGTGGAGCAGGTGGCGCAGGCGGTCGCGGCTCTGACCGGAGTGGAGGCACTGACTGATGCCGCCGCACTGCGTGCCGAGCTCGTGGCAGGCGTGCGCGAGCTGGCCCGCTTCGGTTTCCTGGTCCTGGAGTAA
- a CDS encoding cell filamentation protein Fic, protein MNSTTSPSAGRRHIRDRVEPESAPTSARRFSRVSREGVEAAGGPAVLAALEAIAGDRRVARAEEVVREASARLRWHEALRRRWREARAEASVRCAAASGGVDGVVVPVDVLREHVVAGLEEVTTGDPALDAVAGLWRAGSRVVGWMPDLVGAGRPSAPPARGLLAALHRDVTAPLAACGQIALEDVAAPRAPGALPREGGSIQAPQGEELVTRVGALIDMVDVPGAPALVRAAVVHAETAVVRPFTVGSAALGRLLARHLVTRDGLEPTGTAVTDLWAARSPASYAEALSAYASGSLDGVVSWVQWQAEAILHGLEEAESLCRAVQAGTWKAG, encoded by the coding sequence GTGAACAGTACGACGAGCCCTTCCGCCGGTCGTAGGCACATTCGCGACAGGGTGGAGCCGGAGTCGGCTCCCACCTCCGCTAGACGGTTTTCCCGGGTTTCCCGGGAAGGGGTCGAGGCCGCCGGGGGTCCAGCAGTACTGGCCGCCCTGGAGGCCATCGCGGGTGACCGGCGGGTAGCGCGGGCTGAGGAGGTCGTCCGTGAGGCCTCAGCCAGGCTGAGATGGCACGAGGCCCTGAGGCGCCGGTGGCGCGAGGCGCGGGCTGAGGCGTCCGTGCGCTGCGCGGCCGCCTCGGGGGGCGTGGATGGTGTAGTGGTGCCTGTCGACGTGCTGCGTGAGCATGTGGTGGCGGGGTTGGAGGAGGTGACCACGGGCGACCCGGCCCTGGACGCGGTGGCAGGCCTGTGGCGCGCAGGGAGCCGAGTGGTGGGGTGGATGCCAGACCTGGTCGGAGCCGGACGTCCGTCCGCTCCCCCGGCGCGGGGACTGCTGGCTGCGCTGCACCGTGACGTGACCGCACCGCTGGCGGCCTGCGGCCAGATCGCTCTGGAGGACGTCGCCGCACCACGCGCGCCCGGCGCGCTCCCCCGGGAAGGCGGGTCGATTCAGGCCCCGCAGGGGGAGGAGCTGGTCACCCGGGTCGGTGCGCTGATAGATATGGTGGACGTTCCCGGTGCCCCGGCCCTGGTGCGAGCCGCAGTCGTTCACGCGGAGACAGCGGTGGTACGACCCTTCACCGTGGGCAGTGCCGCCCTCGGCAGGCTCCTCGCCCGCCACCTCGTCACTCGTGACGGCCTAGAGCCCACGGGGACGGCTGTGACGGACCTGTGGGCCGCCCGGTCTCCGGCGTCCTACGCCGAGGCGCTGAGCGCCTACGCCTCCGGCAGCCTGGACGGGGTGGTGTCCTGGGTGCAGTGGCAGGCCGAGGCGATTCTCCATGGCCTGGAGGAGGCAGAGTCCCTGTGCCGGGCGGTGCAGGCTGGGACCTGGAAGGCGGGCTAG
- a CDS encoding OmpA family protein yields the protein MPTHDKPGAAIMLAAGEPGVAYVPFGAVDVETVWVFVPMAGFVQVEVVDREQAADAGVDLEEVEAALEEMGTDSSLAGPVGLETFTRALDESSSTLTTQEEVVVTLASDVTFESDSAELTSEAGSQLEVVAEQVRRYPGGGSLSIVGHTDDVDEEDYNQGLSEERAQAVSDRLGDLVDLGSWDVDVTGKGSPSLRWRVLTTRRGRPTDGWRSP from the coding sequence GTGCCGACCCACGACAAGCCCGGTGCTGCCATCATGCTGGCTGCGGGGGAGCCGGGGGTGGCGTACGTGCCGTTCGGGGCGGTGGACGTGGAGACGGTGTGGGTGTTTGTGCCGATGGCGGGGTTCGTTCAGGTCGAGGTAGTGGACCGGGAGCAGGCGGCTGATGCCGGTGTGGACCTGGAGGAGGTGGAGGCCGCGCTGGAGGAGATGGGCACGGACTCCTCCCTGGCGGGGCCGGTGGGGCTGGAGACCTTTACGCGGGCGCTGGACGAGTCCTCCTCGACGCTGACCACCCAGGAGGAGGTGGTGGTGACCCTGGCCAGTGACGTGACCTTTGAGTCGGACTCGGCCGAGCTGACCAGTGAGGCGGGCTCCCAGCTGGAGGTGGTGGCTGAGCAGGTGAGGCGCTACCCGGGCGGGGGCAGCCTGAGTATCGTGGGCCACACGGATGACGTGGACGAGGAGGACTACAACCAGGGCCTGTCGGAGGAGCGGGCCCAGGCGGTGTCGGACCGGCTGGGCGACCTGGTGGACCTAGGCTCCTGGGATGTAGATGTGACGGGCAAGGGGAGTCCGAGCCTGCGGTGGAGGGTACTGACGACCAGGCGCGGGCGGCCAACCGACGGGTGGAGATCACCCTGA
- a CDS encoding cellulose synthase operon protein YhjQ/BcsQ, with product MPDLLPQPSPDPAPGSARRQHRADGGAGGARLLAVTGARGGLGASTLLLHLAWALGRRGCRTAAVDLDPAGGLGLLLGDDVLPGLRWADLPTQETAFRAARLVGALPVWHTVSVLTGDARGGPATGEDGRLPGCVHAVLTAVAREHEVVLVDLPRGMPVPVCAQVLLLTGRDLSSAVAAEVLVPRLRASALGQGEDTISSGCQDAAHKGAGETDPVRLVVRGSGEDVTAADLERITGCRVLGSVPRDRAVVQRAARGEDPVRSRSAMRRAASVLARRLVPGAGTAPVSAQQESVVGREGSGWQ from the coding sequence ATGCCTGACCTACTGCCCCAGCCTTCCCCAGATCCCGCACCGGGCTCCGCCCGTCGGCAGCACCGTGCCGACGGTGGTGCTGGCGGGGCGCGCCTCCTCGCGGTCACTGGTGCCCGGGGCGGCCTGGGGGCGAGCACGCTCCTGCTTCACCTGGCCTGGGCTCTTGGGCGCAGGGGCTGTCGTACGGCGGCTGTTGACCTGGACCCGGCGGGCGGTCTGGGACTGCTCCTGGGCGACGACGTCCTGCCCGGTCTGCGCTGGGCCGACCTGCCGACCCAGGAGACTGCCTTCCGGGCCGCGCGTCTGGTCGGGGCGCTACCGGTATGGCACACTGTGTCGGTCCTCACCGGGGACGCCAGAGGTGGCCCGGCCACAGGGGAGGACGGCCGCCTTCCCGGGTGCGTGCACGCCGTGCTGACAGCAGTGGCCCGCGAGCACGAGGTGGTCCTGGTGGACCTGCCCCGAGGCATGCCCGTCCCGGTGTGCGCCCAGGTCCTGCTGCTCACCGGGCGCGACCTGTCCTCGGCGGTCGCGGCGGAGGTGCTCGTCCCCAGGCTGCGGGCCTCCGCCCTGGGACAGGGGGAGGACACGATCAGCAGCGGCTGCCAGGACGCCGCCCACAAGGGTGCGGGGGAGACCGACCCGGTGAGACTGGTGGTGCGTGGCTCGGGCGAGGACGTGACCGCTGCTGACCTCGAGCGCATCACCGGGTGTCGTGTCCTGGGGTCTGTTCCCAGGGACCGTGCTGTCGTCCAGCGTGCTGCTCGGGGGGAGGACCCCGTGCGCTCACGCTCGGCCATGCGTAGGGCTGCATCTGTCTTGGCGCGACGGCTCGTACCTGGCGCGGGGACGGCCCCTGTCTCCGCGCAGCAGGAGTCGGTGGTAGGGCGGGAGGGCTCGGGGTGGCAGTGA
- a CDS encoding pilus assembly protein TadG-related protein, producing MRVRSSLLPPVVSRLLGRPRRARRGRPGSERGSILPYVSVACAVLATVALALMAGLGDVTLHRRDATTAADAAALAAAQAWADSIESMYDDAYGADDDDGLWGAAGSGIGSFAGAGVRGAASRYASRNGATLTSLSIDSARRQVTVSVETDTPVEATGETMTASATAEVVLEEGACLSGGKVGFDIGGTCVTAKPGKTSTSTSGSSAPPTPFTVPEGMAEKATVSTRLVR from the coding sequence ATGCGGGTGCGTTCCTCCCTGCTGCCCCCGGTGGTGTCCCGGCTGCTCGGACGACCCCGGCGGGCTCGCCGTGGTAGGCCGGGTAGCGAGCGGGGCAGCATCCTGCCCTACGTGAGCGTGGCCTGCGCGGTCCTGGCGACGGTGGCGCTGGCTCTCATGGCAGGCCTGGGTGACGTCACCCTCCACCGGCGTGACGCTACCACCGCTGCTGATGCCGCCGCCCTGGCCGCCGCCCAGGCCTGGGCGGACTCGATCGAGTCCATGTACGACGACGCCTACGGGGCTGACGATGATGACGGGCTGTGGGGGGCCGCCGGCAGCGGCATCGGCTCCTTCGCCGGGGCTGGGGTCAGGGGCGCCGCCAGCCGCTACGCCTCCCGCAACGGTGCGACCCTGACGTCGCTGTCCATCGACTCCGCCCGCAGGCAGGTCACTGTGAGCGTAGAGACGGACACCCCCGTGGAGGCCACAGGTGAGACGATGACTGCCTCGGCCACCGCTGAGGTGGTCCTGGAGGAGGGCGCCTGCCTCAGCGGGGGCAAGGTCGGCTTCGATATCGGCGGCACCTGTGTGACCGCTAAGCCGGGCAAGACCTCGACCTCCACGAGCGGTTCCTCGGCACCACCTACCCCCTTCACGGTGCCCGAGGGCATGGCTGAGAAGGCGACAGTCTCCACCAGGCTGGTGCGCTGA
- a CDS encoding MsnO8 family LLM class oxidoreductase gives MRISVLEQIPLFEGGSSYQVLHDVVHLARGVEEAGFHRLWLAEHHSTGVFQSSAPDLLMMHVLDGTRRIRVGSGGVMAMHYGSLQMAERFATLAALHPGRVDMGLGRAPGGDMRTAGALNQGRVIDPDSINLLVEETVALLRDELPADHHYASVTVDPRPDQLPEVWLLGSSGQSAAWAGSRDLNYAYAQFFTGRQQVEVMDHYRAHLPAGHRSGQTLSALCVSAAPTRHEAWEQALVAADARYALRTGRPARFRDPSTLETSYRAKVEAHLERDAAVIVGTYDEVASRVRAFAESHHTEEVMLISYIKDVETKIHQYTELAARLA, from the coding sequence ATGCGTATCAGCGTCCTGGAGCAGATTCCCCTGTTCGAAGGCGGCAGCTCCTACCAGGTCCTTCACGACGTGGTCCACCTGGCCCGTGGCGTGGAGGAGGCGGGCTTCCACCGCCTGTGGCTGGCGGAGCACCACAGCACGGGGGTCTTCCAGTCCTCGGCCCCGGACCTGCTCATGATGCACGTCCTGGACGGTACTCGGCGTATCCGTGTGGGGTCGGGTGGAGTCATGGCCATGCACTACGGGTCTCTGCAGATGGCCGAGCGCTTCGCCACCCTGGCCGCGCTCCACCCTGGTCGTGTGGATATGGGCCTGGGCCGCGCGCCCGGCGGCGACATGCGCACGGCGGGAGCGCTCAACCAGGGGCGTGTCATCGACCCTGACTCCATCAACCTCCTCGTCGAGGAGACGGTGGCCCTGCTGCGTGACGAGCTTCCGGCTGACCACCACTACGCCTCTGTGACGGTGGATCCCAGGCCCGACCAGCTGCCCGAGGTGTGGCTCCTGGGATCCTCAGGCCAGTCTGCGGCGTGGGCGGGCTCCCGGGACCTCAACTACGCCTACGCGCAGTTCTTCACCGGCCGCCAGCAGGTGGAGGTCATGGACCACTACCGGGCACACCTGCCAGCAGGACACCGAAGCGGCCAGACACTGTCGGCTCTGTGCGTCAGCGCTGCCCCGACGAGGCACGAGGCCTGGGAGCAGGCCCTCGTGGCTGCCGACGCCCGCTACGCACTGCGCACCGGCCGTCCAGCTCGCTTCCGGGACCCCTCCACGCTGGAGACCTCCTACCGGGCCAAGGTGGAGGCCCACCTTGAGCGGGACGCGGCCGTCATCGTCGGCACCTACGATGAGGTCGCCTCCCGGGTCAGGGCCTTTGCTGAGAGCCACCACACCGAGGAGGTCATGCTCATCAGCTACATCAAGGACGTCGAGACCAAGATCCACCAGTACACCGAGCTTGCCGCCCGACTGGCCTGA
- a CDS encoding PH domain-containing protein, which produces MALSKKLLSRDEVVVRHMRTHVKVLLWRVLLEVVVLVAAVAGSVLAPQSWRPWGLVALWALAAVVSLPLLLLPWLRWYTDTYTITTRRVITRSGILRRTGHDLPLSRISDVQQDKDLNDRFFGCGTLILQTSSDDPLLLRDVPHVEAVQVEIANLLFNDVQGAVQGAADLAPRR; this is translated from the coding sequence ATGGCACTGTCAAAGAAGCTGCTGAGCCGCGACGAGGTCGTCGTGCGGCACATGCGCACCCACGTGAAGGTCCTCCTGTGGCGGGTCCTCCTGGAGGTCGTCGTCCTTGTCGCCGCAGTCGCGGGGTCGGTCCTTGCCCCGCAGAGCTGGAGGCCGTGGGGGCTTGTGGCGCTGTGGGCACTGGCCGCCGTCGTGAGCCTCCCCCTCCTGCTCCTGCCGTGGCTGAGGTGGTACACCGACACCTACACGATCACCACAAGAAGGGTGATCACTCGTTCCGGTATTCTCAGGCGCACCGGCCACGACCTTCCCTTGAGTCGCATCTCCGACGTGCAGCAGGACAAGGACCTCAACGACCGGTTCTTCGGGTGCGGCACCCTTATCCTGCAGACCAGCTCAGACGACCCGCTCCTGCTCAGGGACGTCCCCCACGTGGAGGCGGTGCAGGTCGAGATCGCCAACCTGCTCTTCAACGACGTCCAAGGGGCTGTCCAGGGGGCTGCTGACCTCGCCCCCCGCCGCTAA
- a CDS encoding Rv0909 family putative TA system antitoxin — translation MGLEDLTKKASEALGSDKAEEISDKTLNTAAGVAKKVTGGKADATIDSVRDAADRKIGRD, via the coding sequence ATGGGACTTGAGGACCTGACGAAGAAGGCCAGCGAGGCTCTGGGCTCCGACAAGGCGGAGGAGATCAGCGACAAGACGCTCAACACTGCTGCGGGTGTCGCTAAGAAGGTGACCGGCGGCAAGGCTGACGCCACGATCGACTCTGTTCGCGACGCCGCCGACAGAAAGATCGGCCGCGACTGA